CTTCATCGCCAGCGTGCCGGCATAGATAAACCGCAAGCCAGCTCCCAACGATTGCGATCGCGACCAGTCGTTTTCACGTGGTCGCGGCGGCATTTCTTCCAGCGGCGCCCAATTGTGGACCACCTGTATTTTCGACGACTCGATGCCCCACTGGTTGAACACCTTGCGGAAGTCATCGCTGATAACGACGAGTGCCGTGCTGTGGCGGGCCGACCATTTGTCAAGCGAGATGAAGTACTGCCCCACGGCGTGGCCAACGATCGGTAGCTTCTTGCTCAACAGACGATACGCGGCCAGGCCGTAAATGTCTTGAATCCACGAGACCAGCCGTACGTCTCTCCTTTGGCACCACCGTGCCAGGCGATATTGTGGGATCGACGGCGTATTGGCCGAAAGAATGACCTCCGGCTGGAATTGCTCACAAACGCTGCAGAGTTTTCCGGCGTATTCGGATTCCAATTTGAACCGGCGGAAGAAGTTTGTTTTTGGAATCGTCTCGGACAAGCCGATGCCGGCGACATCGAAGGTCGGCGAATCACCCGGGCAACGTGTTAACGTTCCGCGCGGTGTGTGCGTCGCTTCGCAATACAGGTGCAACACGTGATGCCCGCGAGCGGCCAACTCGCGACTGAGTTGCACCTGAAACGGGTGGCCAGCGTAATCGTGAACAATGACTCGCATGCGGCATTTGCTTTCAGTTTCCAAGCAACGTATCGAGATATTGACGGGCGATCGTCACCGGCGCGAAGCGATTGCGAATCTCGTCACACAGTTGCGGCGCAGGGCGGGCCGAGTCGCCGGCCTTCAAGATCTCGATCATGCGTCCGGCCGTCTCCTGCACGTCGAGGGGATTCTCAATATAGTGGGCGCGATCGAGCGTAACCTCGCGCAGAACTTGCAGGCCAGAAACGAGCGTGGGAACGCCCAGTGCGAGTGCTTCGACGGCCGGCATGCCGAATCCTTCGAACAGCGACGGCAATACGAACAGCGATGCACCGCGATACAACGCGCCCAACTGAGCATCGGCAATGAATCCTGTGAGTACGACGTCTTTCGACAAATTCAGGTCTTCGACCAAGTCGGCGGCCGAGGGTAATTTCGATTCCAGGGCTTGGGACCGTGCCCGCCAAGTGCGATCGGCGCTTCGCAGTTGGCCGGAAAGCACCAGGCAGTACTCAGGGAACGTTTCCCGCACGGTCGCGAACGCGCGAACGAGCGTCGAAAGGTTTTTGGCGGGGCGGTCGACCGCTGTGCACAGAATGTAGGGCCGGCCGTTCGTAAAATCCTGTTCGGCCGGTTGGCTAAACCGCTCCAGCGACACCGGATTCCATATCGTGCGAACGCGAGATTCCCAGCGCTGGCCGTAGTGCTTCAAGATGTCGTCCTTGACCCACTGCGAGATGGCAACGACTGCGTTGCAACGGCGGAGCGTGATCTCATGGCATGTTCGCATCCAGATGCGTTTCGCCAGCGGCCAGTGTTCGGGCAGATTGCGATACTGCAGATCGTGGATCACGGTCACGGCTCGCCGCGAGCGCACGATTGGCGGCGTGAAGGTATTGGGAAAGAGCAGGGCGTCGAAATCGCGGCCTTCCCGGAAGGCAACCCGTGCTTCGACGGGCCAGCGGCCAAACCGGTCGCGCAGGGCGCGAAATGTGAATTGCTCGTCCGACCACGGAATTCCTTCCGTTCCCACGAATACGGTGACATCGAACTTCTCGGCCTGCGACAGCGTGCGGCGCAACGCGGCCAACCCGCGGAGCAGGTTCTCTTCGAATGAGTAAGCGCCGCCGGCAAACTGG
The genomic region above belongs to Pirellulales bacterium and contains:
- a CDS encoding glycosyltransferase family 4 protein; its protein translation is MRVIVHDYAGHPFQVQLSRELAARGHHVLHLYCEATHTPRGTLTRCPGDSPTFDVAGIGLSETIPKTNFFRRFKLESEYAGKLCSVCEQFQPEVILSANTPSIPQYRLARWCQRRDVRLVSWIQDIYGLAAYRLLSKKLPIVGHAVGQYFISLDKWSARHSTALVVISDDFRKVFNQWGIESSKIQVVHNWAPLEEMPPRPRENDWSRSQSLGAGLRFIYAGTLAMKHNPALLLELARTLAQPARGELIVVSEGAGVEWLATQAAEQRLTSLRRLGFQPFSALPDVLGSADVLVAILEADAGVFSVPSKVLSYFCAGRPVLLAVPKENLAAKIVMESHAGLVVEPSDVAGFRAAAKRFIESPQLREQSGQSARRYAETHFDIHRIGKQFEAILAST
- a CDS encoding glycosyltransferase family 4 protein — its product is MTKTIGICAVYRQHQFAGGAYSFEENLLRGLAALRRTLSQAEKFDVTVFVGTEGIPWSDEQFTFRALRDRFGRWPVEARVAFREGRDFDALLFPNTFTPPIVRSRRAVTVIHDLQYRNLPEHWPLAKRIWMRTCHEITLRRCNAVVAISQWVKDDILKHYGQRWESRVRTIWNPVSLERFSQPAEQDFTNGRPYILCTAVDRPAKNLSTLVRAFATVRETFPEYCLVLSGQLRSADRTWRARSQALESKLPSAADLVEDLNLSKDVVLTGFIADAQLGALYRGASLFVLPSLFEGFGMPAVEALALGVPTLVSGLQVLREVTLDRAHYIENPLDVQETAGRMIEILKAGDSARPAPQLCDEIRNRFAPVTIARQYLDTLLGN